The nucleotide sequence CCCGATTTGACTGGAAGCCGCGTGATGCGGACGAGCGGACGTTTCGCGCAACGGTTAAGCGCCTTGCCAGCTATTGGAAGGGTTCCGGCTTCGACACACTATGCAGGCTCGACTGGGACGCTTCGGTCCTTGATCCGGCGGGGCGCATCAGTGATCGCGCAGTGGCATGTGCCCACCCTTCGGGATCGACGAGGATGGGTACCAATCCAGCGACCTCTGTCGTGGGGCCGGACTTGCGGTGCCACGCCATCCCAAATCTCGCCGTGGCCAGCGCCTCGGTGTTCCCCACGGCGGGAAGCGCCAATCCGACCTTCACCATCATGAAGCTGTCCATGTGGCTGGCTGATTCTTATCTGGGACGAACGGCGGGCGTGGCAATGAGCGCGCTTGCGGGCAAGGCGGCAACCAGCGGCGCCCATGCGATGAGCGCCTTCGGCCAGCCGGTTGGATCAGTAACGGGGCCTATGATGTCGCGTTATTCATCTACAGCCGGGCCGCCCGGTACGGCTGTCGAAGGGGAGGCGAACCCCCTTGTCCAGTAGCGATGAACTTCGGCCCACAAGCCGAATGAGACCGGTCGCCATACGCACGGGGCGAGCGGATCAGGCCCGCTCGCGTCGGGTCCGAGACACTGTGGCGCCGGTGCTGAAAGCGGAGCCGGAACCGAAGCCCAGGCGCGCAAGACTGGCCTGGCCAGTGGTGCTTCTTTGCTGGTCGCTTGTCTTGCCCTGGATCATTCCGCTGGGTTCGCTCTCCATTCAGCCGTATCGGCTGGTGCTGCTCGTGACGATCTTCCCAGCGTTTTTTCGCGTCGTCAGCGGGAAGGGTGGACGCATCGGCGTTCCCGAGATCTCCATTCTTCTATTTGCGGGCTGGATTTCGCTCGCGCTGTTCATTGCGCATGGGGTCGGCGCCGTAGAACAGGCTGGCAGTCAGGTGATCGAGGCCTTCGGGACCTTTCTCGTAGCGCGGGCCTACATCCGTTCGGCTGAGGATTTCGAGGCCCTGGCGCGGCTGCTGTTCATCATCGTTGGCGTGGTGCTGTTCCCGCTTGCAGTGCTGGAGGCGGCGACCGGGCGAAACGTCGTTCTCGAGCTGGCCTCGACGATCATGCCGACGCACATAATCAACCACCAGCCCCCGCGGCTGGGCGTGCGCCGCGTGCAGTCCGTGTTCGAGCACCCCATCCTCTTTGGGGTCTTCACTTCTGGGGTGTTCGCCTTGACCTTCGTCGTGCGGGGCCATGGCCGCTCCGCCCTCCAGCGGATGACCAGTGCCACCGTTATTGCCCTGACCGTATTCCTGTCGCTGTCGTCCGGTCCGATCTCGACCCTGATGGTGCAGGTGATGCTGCTGGTCTGGGACAAAGTGCTGCGAAATTTCAGGCAGCGGTGGTGGCTGCTCATCGTCGGCGTCGGCTCCATCGTCCTCTTGGTGGATATCGTCTCCAGCCGGCCGCTGCCGGCGATCCTGTTCTCCTACTTTGCCCTGGATGAGGCCTCGGCCTATTTCCGGCTGCTGATCTGGGAGTTCGGCTCCCAGTCCGTGCTCAACCATCCGGTATTCGGGGTGGGGGTGGGGGAATGGGACAGGCCCGCCTGGATGCCAGCCAGCGTCGATATTTTCTGGCTAAACAATGCCATTATCGGGGGGATACCGGCAGGGCTGTTCATGGTCGTTGCATTCTTCTCCTCAACCTTTTCCGTCGCTTTCGCAAAGGGGCTGGGTGCGCGAGAAGAGCGCTGCAGGCTGGCTTATCTCGTGTGCATGTGTGGGTTCTTCCTCGCCGGCTGGATGGTGCATTTTTGGGGGGCGACCTACGTGCTGTTCATCTTTCTGCTCGGGAGC is from Devosia sp. SD17-2 and encodes:
- a CDS encoding O-antigen ligase domain-containing protein gives rise to the protein MAPVLKAEPEPKPRRARLAWPVVLLCWSLVLPWIIPLGSLSIQPYRLVLLVTIFPAFFRVVSGKGGRIGVPEISILLFAGWISLALFIAHGVGAVEQAGSQVIEAFGTFLVARAYIRSAEDFEALARLLFIIVGVVLFPLAVLEAATGRNVVLELASTIMPTHIINHQPPRLGVRRVQSVFEHPILFGVFTSGVFALTFVVRGHGRSALQRMTSATVIALTVFLSLSSGPISTLMVQVMLLVWDKVLRNFRQRWWLLIVGVGSIVLLVDIVSSRPLPAILFSYFALDEASAYFRLLIWEFGSQSVLNHPVFGVGVGEWDRPAWMPASVDIFWLNNAIIGGIPAGLFMVVAFFSSTFSVAFAKGLGAREERCRLAYLVCMCGFFLAGWMVHFWGATYVLFIFLLGSGRWMADSPKISGQTRRHVVSNQLR